The Streptococcus sp. S5 genome contains a region encoding:
- a CDS encoding uracil-DNA glycosylase, which yields MQHSPWHEAIKSHLPEGYFHQINDFMNEVYSKGVVYPPRDKVFKALQTTEMDQVKVLILGQDPYHGPDQAQGLSFSVPDHVPAPPSLQNILKELRSDIGEKRSHDLTSWAEQGVLLLNACLTVPAGQANGHAGQIWEPFTDAVIKVVNELEEPVVFILWGSYARKKKPLITHDRHLVLESAHPSPLSAYRGFFGSQPFSKTNQFLKEAGREPIDWLR from the coding sequence ATGCAGCATTCACCCTGGCATGAAGCCATCAAATCCCATCTTCCAGAAGGGTATTTTCACCAGATCAATGACTTTATGAATGAAGTCTATAGCAAAGGAGTGGTTTATCCACCGCGTGACAAGGTCTTTAAGGCCTTGCAGACGACAGAGATGGATCAGGTCAAGGTCTTGATCTTAGGCCAAGATCCTTACCATGGACCGGATCAAGCGCAGGGCTTAAGTTTCTCTGTTCCAGATCATGTACCAGCGCCGCCTTCTTTGCAAAATATTCTCAAAGAATTGCGCTCAGATATTGGAGAGAAGCGGTCGCATGATCTGACCTCTTGGGCGGAGCAAGGGGTGCTCTTGCTCAATGCCTGTTTGACGGTTCCAGCTGGTCAGGCTAATGGTCATGCAGGACAAATTTGGGAGCCTTTCACAGATGCTGTGATCAAGGTGGTCAATGAGTTGGAGGAGCCAGTTGTCTTTATCCTCTGGGGATCTTATGCCCGTAAGAAAAAGCCGCTGATTACCCACGATCGACATTTGGTCCTTGAATCAGCTCACCCAAGTCCTTTATCGGCCTACCGAGGATTCTTTGGTTCCCAACCCTTTTCAAAAACCAATCAATTTTTGAAAGAGGCGGGACGCGAGCCGATTGATTGGTTAAGATAG
- a CDS encoding glycosyltransferase family 39 protein — protein MLSKSKRILFGMLHVVMLLVMVHWFLISVIYLREISWLAILGAGLLFLLAWLKRDGLKSAFAWLTRHKKGFLLGAVVFQLIVMVCAELFIRRDAAVVFKGAFDLLKQSSITNYLSRNPNNIPLFLYEKFFYVLFGSSGLWVMQALNILYVNLGAVLLYKLSQKHFNQKTADLVYLFYVSLICYSPYFYSMYTDIPPLPLIALQLWWALDLLKEDQASISWKKIVGLGILSGLSMLIRPTTIIVLIAFWTVLFFRGNWKAFGKIATVTVVMTGFVFAGLNTAVNHQRVVPILKQEGLAKGPLLFINLGLTDMGHNQEDMKEGLLAYIDEDKRSDYNNGLFKKENVIKEIKRRLKEYGPFGLIGHIYYKQSLTVAEGTLGWLYRDVEYEKTPFINPLYAPLTKNNGLAKWVRTYFLSIDRPQYRYYEFVKQLIWIVLSAGLVGAYLKRRDTDDFNFLSLAVFGGLLFLTIFEGGKTRYLIQFLPQILLVASIGLAGFTKKENT, from the coding sequence ATGTTATCGAAAAGTAAACGTATTCTATTTGGGATGCTTCATGTTGTCATGTTGCTAGTGATGGTCCACTGGTTCTTGATCAGTGTGATCTATCTGAGAGAGATTTCATGGCTAGCCATTTTAGGTGCTGGATTGTTATTTCTGCTAGCCTGGCTGAAACGCGATGGGCTAAAGAGTGCCTTTGCTTGGTTGACTCGGCATAAAAAAGGCTTCTTACTTGGAGCGGTTGTCTTTCAGTTGATTGTTATGGTTTGTGCGGAGCTCTTTATCCGTCGGGATGCTGCGGTTGTTTTCAAAGGGGCTTTTGATCTTCTTAAGCAATCTTCTATCACCAACTACCTCAGTCGCAATCCCAATAACATTCCGCTCTTTCTTTACGAGAAGTTTTTCTATGTTTTATTTGGCTCTAGCGGTCTGTGGGTCATGCAGGCTCTCAATATCCTCTATGTCAATCTGGGTGCAGTCCTCTTGTACAAGCTGTCCCAGAAGCATTTCAATCAAAAAACGGCTGATCTAGTCTATCTCTTCTATGTGAGCTTGATCTGTTACTCGCCTTATTTCTATTCCATGTATACGGACATTCCGCCGCTTCCTTTGATCGCTCTTCAGTTATGGTGGGCCTTGGATCTCTTGAAGGAAGACCAAGCAAGCATCTCTTGGAAAAAGATAGTTGGCTTGGGCATCTTATCTGGCCTATCCATGTTGATTCGTCCAACGACAATTATTGTCTTGATTGCCTTTTGGACTGTGCTTTTCTTTAGAGGAAATTGGAAGGCCTTTGGAAAGATTGCTACGGTGACCGTGGTGATGACGGGCTTTGTCTTTGCAGGATTGAATACGGCGGTCAATCATCAAAGAGTTGTACCGATCTTGAAACAAGAAGGGCTGGCTAAAGGACCTCTCTTGTTTATCAATCTGGGCTTGACGGATATGGGCCACAATCAAGAAGATATGAAAGAAGGCTTGTTGGCCTATATCGATGAGGATAAGCGCTCGGATTACAACAATGGACTCTTTAAAAAAGAAAATGTGATCAAAGAAATCAAGCGCCGTCTCAAGGAGTACGGTCCGTTCGGTTTGATCGGGCATATCTACTACAAGCAATCCTTGACGGTAGCAGAAGGAACCCTGGGCTGGCTCTACCGAGATGTAGAGTATGAGAAGACGCCTTTTATCAATCCTCTCTATGCACCCCTGACTAAAAATAATGGTCTGGCAAAATGGGTGCGGACCTATTTTCTCAGCATTGATCGCCCGCAGTACAGGTATTATGAATTTGTCAAGCAGCTGATCTGGATCGTCCTATCAGCTGGTTTGGTTGGAGCTTATCTCAAACGCCGAGATACAGATGACTTTAACTTCCTTTCCTTAGCGGTTTTTGGTGGCTTGCTCTTCTTAACCATCTTTGAAGGAGGGAAGACCCGCTACCTCATCCAATTCTTACCGCAAATTTTACTAGTCGCTTCGATCGGTCTAGCAGGATTTACCAAGAAAGAAAATACATAA
- a CDS encoding LysR family transcriptional regulator, whose product MRIQQLQYIIKIVETGSMNEAAKQLFITQPSLSNAVKDLENEMGIEIFIRNPKGITLTRDGMEFLSYARQVVEQIDLLSERYKNPVGSRELFSVSSQHYAFVVEAFVSLLKKSDMEKYELFLRETRTWEIIDDVKNFRSEVGVLFLNSYNRDVLSKMLDDNHLIATHLFTAQPHIFVSKTNPLAKKEIVHLSDLEDFPYLSYDQGTHNSFYFSEEILSQEHHKKSIVVSDRATLFNLLIGLDGYTIATGILNSNLNGNNIVSIPLDIEDPIELVYIKHEKTALSKMGEKFIEYLLEEVKFDK is encoded by the coding sequence ATGAGAATACAACAATTACAATACATTATCAAAATCGTCGAAACCGGCTCTATGAATGAGGCCGCAAAACAACTCTTCATCACGCAACCTAGCCTTTCCAATGCCGTTAAGGACTTGGAAAATGAGATGGGAATTGAAATCTTTATCCGGAATCCTAAAGGGATCACTTTGACCCGCGATGGGATGGAGTTCCTCTCTTATGCCCGCCAGGTGGTGGAGCAGATTGACCTCTTGTCCGAGCGCTATAAAAATCCTGTGGGTTCTCGTGAGCTTTTCAGTGTCTCTTCACAGCACTACGCCTTCGTGGTTGAGGCCTTCGTTTCACTATTGAAGAAAAGCGACATGGAAAAATACGAGCTCTTCCTACGGGAGACGCGGACTTGGGAGATCATCGATGACGTCAAGAATTTCCGAAGCGAGGTTGGCGTACTCTTTTTGAATAGCTACAACCGAGATGTCCTCTCTAAGATGCTGGATGATAATCACTTGATTGCCACCCACCTCTTTACAGCGCAACCTCATATCTTTGTCAGCAAGACCAATCCTCTTGCCAAGAAAGAGATCGTTCACTTGTCTGATCTGGAAGATTTCCCATACCTTAGCTATGACCAAGGAACCCACAACTCCTTCTACTTCTCAGAAGAGATCCTCTCTCAAGAGCATCATAAGAAATCCATCGTCGTCAGTGACCGCGCGACCCTCTTTAATCTCTTGATTGGTCTGGATGGCTACACCATTGCGACCGGGATCCTCAACAGCAATCTCAACGGAAACAACATCGTCTCCATTCCCCTTGATATCGAAGACCCAATCGAGCTGGTCTACATCAAACATGAAAAAACAGCCCTCTCAAAAATGGGAGAAAAATTCATCGAGTACTTACTTGAGGAAGTGAAGTTTGATAAGTAA
- a CDS encoding dihydroorotate dehydrogenase electron transfer subunit yields MVSDSCKKRFGKIMMEEMELVAQEEIAPRIYSMILKGEMVAQMLPGQFLHIRVPDGSKLLRRPISIAEIDPETQTCRLIYRIEGGGTAIFSQLPIGSKLSVMGPQGNGFDLTNLGQGQKALIIGGGIGVPPLVQVAKQLHEQGVEVEVVVGFATKDAVILEEELSQVAHVTVTTDDGTYGTKGYVSTVIDQMDQEFDAIYSCGAPGMLKYVNTKFHDHPRAYISMESRMACGMGACYACVVHLENESQAANKRVCEDGPVFETGTIVM; encoded by the coding sequence ATGGTCAGTGACAGTTGTAAAAAACGCTTTGGCAAAATCATGATGGAGGAGATGGAGCTAGTCGCTCAAGAAGAGATCGCTCCCCGCATCTATTCTATGATCCTGAAGGGCGAAATGGTGGCGCAGATGCTGCCAGGTCAATTCCTTCATATCCGCGTCCCTGATGGGTCCAAGCTCCTTCGCCGTCCGATTTCAATTGCTGAGATTGATCCTGAGACACAGACGTGTCGCTTGATCTACCGCATCGAAGGTGGGGGGACAGCTATCTTTTCCCAATTGCCAATCGGTAGCAAACTCAGTGTCATGGGGCCTCAGGGAAATGGCTTTGATCTCACCAATCTTGGCCAAGGTCAGAAAGCCTTGATTATTGGTGGCGGGATCGGTGTTCCTCCTTTGGTCCAAGTGGCCAAACAACTCCATGAGCAAGGGGTAGAAGTTGAAGTGGTTGTCGGCTTTGCGACCAAAGACGCCGTCATTTTGGAAGAAGAGCTTTCTCAGGTGGCTCATGTCACTGTAACGACAGACGATGGGACTTATGGCACTAAGGGCTATGTCTCTACGGTTATTGATCAGATGGACCAGGAGTTTGACGCTATCTATTCTTGTGGAGCACCTGGCATGCTCAAATATGTCAATACCAAATTTCATGACCATCCCCGCGCCTACATTTCCATGGAATCACGAATGGCTTGTGGGATGGGGGCTTGCTATGCCTGTGTAGTGCATCTGGAAAATGAAAGCCAAGCAGCTAATAAGCGCGTGTGTGAAGACGGACCGGTCTTTGAAACCGGTACGATTGTGATGTAG
- a CDS encoding DUF3592 domain-containing protein, which produces MTVTIFWLSLGILTLIFLIILLIFYIFYRREIKVKTESTAKVMGEVVAFDSKNQLLISLPEVEYQVEGERYQKTFTYAYFRETSSKSRQTNVFDRTYVLGAGKNLDLRMIFPIGSPMTVFYNPSKPQIGFVERYAGLVGFYKIGMILTVGIYLGLVCILALLG; this is translated from the coding sequence ATGACAGTAACAATATTCTGGCTTAGTTTGGGCATTCTTACCCTTATTTTCCTGATCATTCTGCTCATCTTTTACATCTTTTATCGTCGTGAAATAAAAGTGAAAACAGAATCTACCGCAAAAGTTATGGGAGAAGTAGTTGCTTTTGATTCCAAAAATCAACTGCTTATTTCTCTGCCTGAGGTGGAGTATCAAGTCGAGGGTGAAAGATACCAAAAGACCTTTACCTACGCTTATTTCAGAGAGACTTCTTCTAAGTCAAGACAAACCAATGTTTTCGATAGAACCTATGTTCTTGGAGCAGGTAAAAATCTAGATTTGCGGATGATATTCCCAATTGGGTCTCCTATGACAGTCTTTTATAATCCAAGCAAGCCACAGATTGGTTTTGTCGAACGATATGCCGGCTTAGTCGGTTTCTATAAAATCGGAATGATTCTAACGGTTGGAATTTATCTTGGGTTAGTATGTATTCTAGCTTTGTTAGGTTGA
- a CDS encoding NUDIX hydrolase encodes MPQLATICYIDNGKEFLMLHRNKKPNDVHEGKWIGVGGKLERGETPQECAAREIFEETGLKAKPVLKGIITFPEFTPDLDWYTYVFKVTEFEGDLIECNEGTLEWVPYDQVLSKPTWEGDHTFVEWLLEDKPFFSAMFRYDGDRLLETHVDFYK; translated from the coding sequence ATGCCACAATTAGCAACGATTTGTTACATTGACAATGGGAAAGAATTTCTCATGTTGCATCGCAATAAAAAGCCCAATGATGTCCATGAAGGTAAATGGATCGGAGTTGGTGGAAAATTAGAACGCGGAGAAACCCCACAGGAGTGTGCTGCGCGTGAGATTTTTGAGGAGACCGGCCTGAAAGCAAAGCCAGTCTTGAAAGGGATCATTACTTTCCCTGAGTTTACTCCAGATCTGGATTGGTACACCTATGTCTTCAAGGTAACTGAGTTTGAAGGGGATCTCATCGAGTGTAACGAAGGGACCTTGGAATGGGTACCTTATGATCAAGTCCTCTCAAAACCAACCTGGGAAGGGGACCACACTTTTGTCGAGTGGTTGTTGGAAGATAAACCCTTCTTTTCAGCAATGTTTCGCTATGATGGGGATCGCTTGCTAGAGACCCATGTTGATTTTTATAAATAA
- the pyrF gene encoding orotidine-5'-phosphate decarboxylase, with protein MREERPIIALDFPAFDDVKNFLEHFPEDEKLFVKIGMEFFYAVGPEIVHYLKGLGHSIFLDLKLHDIPNTVKSAMSVLGTFGVDMVTVHAAGGVEMMREAKAALGEGAKLVAVTQLTSTSEEDMRDCQNIQTTVQESVVNYARKAQEAGLDGVVCSAHEVALIKDATSSDFVCVTPGIRPAGAEIGDQKRVMTPQEAHKIGSDYIVVGRPIIQAENPWDAYHEIKRQWNS; from the coding sequence ATGCGTGAAGAACGTCCTATTATCGCCCTTGACTTCCCAGCTTTCGATGATGTCAAAAACTTTTTAGAGCATTTTCCAGAAGACGAAAAATTATTTGTAAAAATCGGAATGGAATTTTTCTATGCAGTTGGTCCTGAAATTGTACATTACCTCAAAGGGCTTGGACACAGTATTTTCCTTGATTTAAAATTGCATGATATCCCAAATACAGTCAAATCAGCCATGTCCGTACTGGGGACTTTCGGAGTAGATATGGTGACGGTCCACGCAGCCGGTGGTGTAGAGATGATGCGCGAAGCCAAGGCAGCTCTTGGTGAAGGAGCTAAATTGGTAGCCGTGACCCAGTTGACTTCTACCAGTGAGGAAGACATGCGTGATTGCCAAAACATCCAAACAACGGTCCAAGAATCTGTAGTTAATTACGCTCGCAAGGCGCAAGAAGCAGGCTTGGATGGCGTTGTTTGTTCAGCCCATGAAGTAGCTTTGATCAAGGATGCCACTTCATCAGACTTTGTCTGTGTCACACCAGGGATTCGACCAGCAGGAGCTGAAATTGGTGACCAAAAACGGGTTATGACGCCACAAGAAGCTCATAAAATTGGATCTGACTATATTGTTGTTGGACGTCCAATTATTCAAGCAGAAAACCCATGGGATGCTTACCATGAAATTAAGAGACAGTGGAATAGTTAA
- a CDS encoding dihydroorotate dehydrogenase encodes MTANRLAVSLPGLDLKNPIIPASGCFGFGQEYAKYYDLDLLGSIMIKATTAEARFGNPTPRVAETPAGMLNAIGLQNPGVDVVLAEKLPWLAQHYPDLPIIANVAGFSNEEYATVSGKISQAPNVKAIELNISCPNVDHGNNGLLIGQVPELAYAAVKAAVEASSVPVYVKLTPSVADITQVAKAAEDAGATGLTMINTLVGMRFDLKTGKPIIANGTGGMSGPAVFPVALKLIRQVAQSTKLPIIGMGGVDSAEAAIEMMIAGASAIGVGTANFTDPYACPTIIEDLPQVMDRYGIDTLENFRKHVRENLL; translated from the coding sequence ATGACAGCAAATCGACTAGCCGTATCCTTACCTGGTTTAGACTTGAAAAACCCGATTATTCCGGCATCTGGCTGTTTTGGTTTCGGTCAGGAATATGCCAAATACTATGACTTAGATCTGCTTGGATCCATCATGATCAAGGCGACAACTGCTGAGGCTCGTTTTGGTAATCCAACGCCACGTGTCGCCGAGACGCCTGCCGGCATGCTCAATGCCATTGGGCTCCAAAATCCAGGGGTAGACGTGGTCCTGGCAGAAAAACTTCCTTGGCTGGCCCAACATTATCCCGACTTACCGATTATTGCCAATGTAGCTGGCTTCTCCAACGAAGAGTATGCGACGGTATCTGGCAAGATCTCGCAAGCGCCAAATGTCAAAGCCATTGAGCTCAATATCTCTTGTCCAAACGTAGACCATGGCAACAACGGTCTTTTAATCGGGCAGGTTCCTGAGTTGGCCTATGCGGCTGTGAAAGCAGCGGTAGAAGCATCCTCAGTCCCTGTCTATGTCAAGTTAACGCCTAGTGTAGCAGACATCACGCAGGTCGCAAAAGCAGCAGAAGACGCAGGTGCAACTGGTTTGACCATGATCAATACCTTGGTCGGCATGCGCTTTGACCTCAAGACTGGTAAGCCCATCATTGCCAATGGAACCGGAGGCATGTCTGGTCCAGCCGTTTTCCCAGTTGCATTAAAACTCATCCGCCAGGTCGCCCAATCCACTAAACTTCCGATTATCGGAATGGGAGGTGTGGATTCAGCAGAAGCAGCCATTGAAATGATGATTGCTGGTGCCTCTGCGATTGGAGTTGGAACCGCTAATTTCACCGATCCTTATGCATGTCCAACCATCATCGAAGATCTGCCACAGGTCATGGATCGCTATGGTATTGACACACTTGAGAACTTCCGAAAACATGTACGGGAAAATCTACTGTAA
- the pyrE gene encoding orotate phosphoribosyltransferase → MSLAKDIASHLLKIEAVYLKPEEPFTWASGIKSPIYTDNRVTLAYPETRTLIENGFVDKIKEAFPEVEVIAGTATAGIPHGAIIADKMNLPFAYIRSKPKDHGAGNQIEGRVPQGQKMVVVEDLISTGGSVLDAVAAAKREGADVLGVVAIFTYQLEKADKKFAEAGVQLETLSNYTELIHLAEEQGYITSEGLELLHRFKENQETWQNK, encoded by the coding sequence ATGTCATTAGCTAAAGATATTGCTAGCCATCTTTTGAAAATCGAAGCGGTTTATTTGAAACCGGAAGAACCTTTCACTTGGGCATCTGGGATCAAATCCCCTATTTATACAGATAACCGTGTAACCCTCGCTTATCCTGAAACTCGTACCTTGATCGAAAATGGATTTGTAGATAAAATCAAGGAAGCTTTCCCTGAAGTAGAAGTGATTGCAGGTACAGCAACTGCAGGGATTCCTCACGGAGCGATTATTGCGGATAAGATGAATTTGCCATTTGCCTACATTCGTAGCAAACCAAAAGACCACGGTGCTGGAAACCAAATCGAAGGCCGTGTACCACAAGGTCAGAAGATGGTCGTAGTGGAAGATTTGATTTCTACTGGTGGATCTGTCTTGGATGCTGTCGCAGCTGCCAAGCGTGAAGGTGCGGACGTTCTTGGTGTCGTAGCTATCTTCACTTACCAATTGGAGAAGGCCGATAAGAAATTTGCGGAAGCTGGCGTTCAACTTGAAACCTTGTCTAACTATACAGAATTGATTCATTTGGCAGAAGAACAAGGTTACATCACTTCTGAAGGCTTAGAGTTGTTGCACCGTTTCAAGGAAAACCAAGAAACTTGGCAAAATAAATAA
- a CDS encoding NAD-dependent protein deacylase: MDKIAQLQEMIDQSQRIVFFGGAGVSTESNIPDFRSSDGVYSVQVGRHLTAEQLVSHTMFERYPEDFFDFYKKYLLYPDAKPNAAHRYLARLEETGKLKAVVTQNIDSLHEMAGSKKVLKLHGSADRNYCTGCQRFYDLEAFLALEGPVPHCLDCGKVVKPDVTLYEEPLDMEVFSQAAQAIQEADLLIIGGTSLVVYPAASLIQYFQGKKLVVINKTSIPQDKQADLVIEGKIGEVFSQLRQ; this comes from the coding sequence ATGGATAAGATTGCTCAACTACAGGAGATGATTGATCAGAGTCAACGGATCGTGTTTTTCGGAGGGGCAGGAGTTTCCACGGAGTCAAATATTCCTGATTTTCGAAGCTCAGACGGTGTCTATAGTGTTCAGGTAGGGCGGCATTTGACAGCTGAGCAATTGGTCTCCCATACCATGTTTGAGCGCTATCCAGAGGACTTTTTCGACTTCTATAAGAAATACCTACTCTACCCAGATGCCAAACCCAATGCTGCCCATCGCTATCTGGCTCGGCTTGAGGAGACTGGTAAGCTCAAGGCAGTAGTGACACAAAATATTGATAGTCTCCATGAAATGGCTGGTTCTAAAAAAGTCTTGAAGCTCCATGGTAGCGCCGACCGCAATTACTGTACGGGTTGCCAGCGATTTTATGATTTGGAAGCTTTTTTAGCTTTGGAAGGCCCGGTTCCACACTGTCTGGACTGTGGCAAGGTGGTCAAGCCTGATGTGACACTCTACGAGGAGCCTCTTGATATGGAGGTCTTTAGTCAAGCAGCCCAAGCCATCCAAGAGGCTGATCTCCTGATTATCGGTGGAACCTCTCTTGTGGTCTACCCAGCAGCTAGCTTGATCCAGTATTTCCAAGGGAAGAAGCTGGTTGTCATCAATAAGACCAGTATCCCACAAGACAAGCAAGCAGACCTAGTTATCGAAGGAAAGATTGGAGAAGTATTTTCACAATTAAGACAATAA
- a CDS encoding DUF6688 domain-containing protein, translated as MKKLVSWYKKKDKELEPHFTAGLLQINFVTNALILLAFYIYFVVSESIYAIKDPFIQFSVWEIISFTMKILPYGLIIALFVPNIFVIIYGIGRWSSLQFKEAEEEALKDPDLFEDRVPKEGKGTREDDASLMKEKQESPSPKPVKKKKQQPTIVLWFGLFGCFLEAIFIYIVKEMTFYDWSESLINSQKHALIWSGAYPTFFTLAALTLLALIIYSYRDANSLSPLANVFCISGILGGVVLLLVFDNQLQVASFHTFFLLIYSIHLLWVRIKEWQEDRTEISYKNRLLQWLHQLLNKSRNWPWLAVLVALPTLALVVFVLMLFGQQPDSMIKAWTNTADWAFSQKIPPQNLIIDEHYLCTVAAGGHEKVVKPQRMGVRHGHPVVVNRQLCIANAFEQVLEEKAPRFHRFLRRNYDRYGYPFAKHIKKKWAMDLIYYLMKPLEWLFLLVLYLVDRKPENRIAMQYIKPIPEDFDPKKAS; from the coding sequence ATGAAAAAACTAGTTTCCTGGTATAAGAAAAAGGATAAGGAATTGGAACCCCATTTCACAGCCGGTCTGTTGCAGATCAATTTTGTGACAAATGCACTGATTCTATTAGCCTTTTACATTTATTTTGTGGTTAGTGAGTCGATTTATGCAATTAAGGATCCATTCATTCAATTTAGTGTTTGGGAGATCATATCCTTTACGATGAAGATCTTACCCTACGGTCTAATCATAGCCCTCTTTGTTCCCAATATTTTTGTCATTATCTATGGGATCGGTCGGTGGTCTAGCCTCCAGTTCAAAGAAGCTGAAGAAGAAGCTCTCAAAGATCCGGATTTGTTTGAAGATAGGGTGCCAAAGGAAGGAAAAGGGACAAGAGAAGATGACGCATCTCTTATGAAGGAAAAGCAAGAATCACCTAGTCCTAAGCCTGTCAAAAAGAAAAAGCAACAGCCTACCATTGTTCTTTGGTTTGGACTCTTTGGTTGCTTTCTCGAAGCGATTTTCATTTACATCGTCAAGGAGATGACTTTTTACGATTGGAGTGAGAGTTTAATCAATTCTCAGAAACATGCCCTGATCTGGTCTGGAGCCTATCCGACCTTCTTCACACTGGCAGCTCTTACTTTACTTGCCTTGATTATCTATTCCTACCGGGATGCGAATTCACTCTCGCCACTAGCAAATGTCTTCTGCATCAGTGGCATTCTAGGAGGAGTGGTTCTCCTCTTAGTTTTTGATAATCAACTGCAGGTAGCAAGTTTTCACACCTTTTTCTTACTGATCTATTCCATCCATCTCTTATGGGTTCGTATCAAGGAGTGGCAGGAAGATCGAACAGAGATAAGCTATAAGAATCGTCTACTTCAATGGCTCCATCAGCTCTTAAACAAGTCGCGCAACTGGCCTTGGCTAGCGGTCCTTGTCGCTCTTCCAACTCTTGCTCTTGTTGTTTTCGTTCTCATGCTCTTTGGGCAGCAACCGGATTCCATGATCAAGGCCTGGACCAATACAGCTGACTGGGCCTTCTCACAGAAGATCCCTCCTCAGAATCTCATCATTGATGAGCACTATCTCTGTACGGTTGCGGCTGGTGGGCATGAAAAAGTTGTCAAGCCACAGCGGATGGGCGTCCGCCACGGTCATCCAGTCGTTGTCAATCGCCAGCTCTGTATCGCCAATGCCTTTGAACAGGTACTAGAAGAAAAGGCGCCGCGATTCCATCGCTTCTTGCGTCGCAATTATGACCGCTATGGCTATCCCTTTGCTAAACACATCAAGAAGAAATGGGCTATGGACCTGATTTACTACCTAATGAAACCCTTGGAATGGCTCTTTTTACTGGTTCTTTATCTAGTTGATCGTAAGCCTGAAAACAGAATCGCCATGCAATACATCAAACCGATCCCAGAAGATTTTGATCCCAAGAAAGCTTCGTAA
- the deoD gene encoding purine-nucleoside phosphorylase, with protein sequence MSIHIAAKQGEIADKILLPGDPLRAKFIAENFLEDAVCFNEVRNMFGYTGTYKGHRVSVMGTGMGMPSISIYARELIVDYGVKKLIRVGTAGSLNEDVHVRELVLAQAAATNSNIIRNDWPQYDFPQIASFDLLDKAYHIAKDLGMTTHVGNVLSSDVFYSNYGEKNIELGKWGVKAVEMEAAALYYLAAQHHVDALAIMTISDSLVNPDEDTTAEERQNTFTDMMKVGLETLIAD encoded by the coding sequence ATGTCTATCCATATTGCTGCTAAGCAGGGTGAAATTGCTGATAAAATTCTTCTTCCTGGGGATCCTCTTCGTGCGAAATTTATCGCTGAGAACTTCCTTGAAGACGCTGTTTGCTTCAACGAAGTTCGTAACATGTTTGGTTACACAGGAACTTATAAAGGTCACCGTGTATCTGTCATGGGTACTGGAATGGGGATGCCATCGATCTCTATTTATGCGCGTGAGTTGATTGTCGACTACGGCGTGAAGAAATTGATCCGTGTGGGAACGGCTGGTTCTTTGAATGAGGATGTGCATGTTCGTGAATTGGTCTTGGCACAAGCAGCTGCAACCAACTCAAACATTATCCGTAACGACTGGCCTCAATACGATTTCCCACAAATCGCTAGCTTTGATCTTTTAGACAAGGCTTACCACATTGCCAAAGACCTTGGTATGACGACTCACGTCGGCAATGTCTTGTCATCAGATGTTTTCTATTCAAACTATGGTGAAAAGAACATCGAGCTTGGTAAATGGGGCGTCAAAGCTGTGGAAATGGAAGCAGCGGCTCTTTACTATCTTGCTGCTCAACACCATGTTGATGCCCTTGCTATCATGACCATTTCTGATAGTTTGGTCAATCCAGATGAGGACACAACTGCTGAAGAACGTCAAAATACTTTCACTGACATGATGAAAGTCGGTCTTGAGACCTTGATTGCAGACTAA